A section of the Spirosoma pollinicola genome encodes:
- a CDS encoding Dyp-type peroxidase produces the protein MKPVDPKAFATDRILKNLQGNTIKGHGREHTTHIFIHFNANCIPAVKEWVRSFAEDNLTSSKKQLEEREAFKKEDKPGGLFSALFLSAAGYKALGFTDVQTKFSDPAFKAGLKARRTQTNDPTTNKWEEGYRHESHAMILLADDDPKRMGNFTKVLLDVLDKFSRIDVVEYGDAIRNSALAGIEHFGYVDGTSQPLFLKDEIESYEQLHGVTLSPPSPNLKFDPSADTNLILIPDPYVTPHPEKPSFGSYFVFRKLEQNVRAFKEAEEKVGKKLFPNLGDESKRELAGAYLVGRFEDGSPVLMDDEDSILNSASFNNFDYSNDPSGGRCPHFAHIRKANPRRDAFDKSKTMARRGIPFGHRNVDTELDPIAKQTPESGVGLLFMSYQASIETQFEFIQQSWANSAGFPTGGTGIDPIIGQSAAGAPSSERTYKLPQAYGTPVPGVEATFDQFVTMKGGEYFFAPSITFLKSLV, from the coding sequence AAGAATGGGTACGATCCTTTGCAGAAGATAACTTGACCAGTTCCAAGAAGCAATTAGAAGAAAGAGAAGCTTTCAAGAAGGAGGATAAGCCTGGTGGTTTATTCTCCGCCCTTTTCCTGTCAGCCGCTGGATACAAGGCGCTGGGATTTACCGACGTACAAACAAAATTCAGCGATCCGGCCTTTAAAGCTGGTCTGAAAGCCCGCCGTACACAAACCAATGATCCTACAACCAATAAATGGGAGGAGGGCTACAGGCACGAATCTCATGCCATGATTTTATTGGCCGATGATGATCCGAAACGTATGGGTAATTTCACCAAAGTCTTGCTCGACGTACTTGATAAATTTAGCCGAATCGATGTAGTCGAATATGGCGACGCTATTCGAAATTCAGCCCTTGCAGGAATCGAACATTTTGGTTACGTCGACGGCACAAGCCAACCGCTTTTCTTAAAAGATGAAATCGAATCTTATGAACAACTTCATGGGGTCACACTTTCTCCTCCATCTCCTAATCTAAAATTTGATCCTTCTGCCGACACTAATTTAATTCTGATTCCTGATCCTTATGTAACACCCCATCCTGAAAAACCATCTTTTGGCAGTTATTTCGTTTTTAGAAAATTGGAACAGAATGTACGGGCATTTAAAGAAGCGGAAGAAAAAGTTGGAAAGAAGTTGTTCCCTAACTTAGGAGACGAATCGAAACGGGAACTGGCTGGGGCCTATCTTGTCGGCCGTTTTGAGGACGGTAGTCCAGTACTAATGGATGATGAAGATTCTATTCTGAATAGTGCAAGTTTTAACAATTTCGATTACAGCAATGATCCTAGCGGAGGTCGCTGTCCTCATTTTGCCCATATCAGGAAGGCAAACCCAAGAAGAGATGCGTTCGATAAATCTAAAACTATGGCACGGCGTGGTATTCCATTTGGCCACCGAAATGTGGATACAGAATTGGACCCTATTGCCAAACAAACGCCTGAAAGTGGAGTAGGTTTACTGTTTATGAGTTATCAGGCAAGTATAGAAACCCAGTTTGAGTTCATTCAGCAATCTTGGGCAAATAGTGCCGGTTTCCCTACTGGTGGCACAGGTATTGATCCTATAATTGGCCAGTCTGCTGCTGGTGCACCATCATCCGAACGCACCTACAAACTTCCTCAAGCGTATGGCACTCCTGTACCTGGTGTTGAGGCAACTTTTGATCAATTTGTAACCATGAAAGGGGGCGAATATTTCTTCGCGCCAAGTATTACTTTTCTTAAAAGTCTAGTTTAA
- a CDS encoding recombinase family protein, whose product MPDANTLTIGIFATLGHHERELIGECTRKALAVKKQQGFVLGSPQNLTPQAQQIGVEAIKQKALTNKHNQLALLTIKEYLHQGKTLQQIADELNASGFRTAKGHLFQRVKVQRLINKSTYNSSPF is encoded by the coding sequence ATGCCGGACGCCAACACCCTGACCATCGGCATCTTCGCTACGCTGGGCCACCATGAACGGGAGCTGATCGGCGAGTGCACCAGAAAGGCCTTAGCCGTTAAGAAGCAACAAGGCTTTGTCTTAGGCTCACCCCAGAATCTGACGCCACAAGCGCAACAGATAGGGGTGGAAGCCATTAAGCAAAAAGCGCTCACCAACAAACATAATCAGCTAGCCTTGCTGACCATCAAAGAATATTTACATCAAGGGAAAACTTTACAGCAAATTGCGGACGAATTGAATGCGTCGGGTTTCCGAACGGCTAAGGGCCATTTGTTCCAGCGGGTGAAGGTCCAGCGACTAATAAATAAGTCGACATATAATTCATCGCCGTTTTAG